A genomic window from Prunus persica cultivar Lovell chromosome G2, Prunus_persica_NCBIv2, whole genome shotgun sequence includes:
- the LOC18778590 gene encoding 40S ribosomal protein S25, with the protein MAPKKDKAPPPSSKPAKSGGGKQKKKKWSKGKQKEKVNNMVLFDQGTYDKLIAEAPKYKLITPSILSDRLRINGSLARKAIRDLMARGAIRMVSAHASQQIYTRATNT; encoded by the exons ATG GCACCGAAGAAGGACAAGGCACCGCCACCGTCGTCGAAGCCGGCGAAGTCTGGAGGAGgaaagcagaagaagaagaagtggagCAAAGGAAAGCAAAAGGAGAAGGTCAACAACATGGTGCTCTTCGACCAGGGCACGTACGACAAGCTCATCGCTGAGGCACCGAAGTATAAGCTCATCACACCCTCCATTCTCTCCGACCGTCTCAGGATCAATGGGTCTCTGGCGAGGAAGGCCATAAGGGACTTGATGGCCAGAGGGGCGATTAGGATGGTTTCTGCTCATGCCAGCCAGCAGATCTACACCAGGGCCACCAACACCTAG
- the LOC18780564 gene encoding 40S ribosomal protein S2-4 has translation MAERPAERGRGGFGRGFGGRGGDRGRGGGRRRPGRREEEEKWVPVTKLGRLVKEGKIKSLEQIYLHSLPIKEHQIIDALVASGSLKDEVMKIMPVQKQTRAGQRTRFKAFVVVGDSNGHVGLGVKCSKEVATAIRGAIILAKLSVIPVRRGYWGNKIGKPHTVPCKVTGKCGSVTVRMVPAPRGAGIVAARVPKKVLQFAGIDDVFTSSRGSTKTLGNFVKATFDCLLKTYGFLTPEFWKETRFSKSPFQEFTDLLGRPTKPLLIEDVEKVEA, from the exons ATGGCAGAGAGACCAGCAGAGAGAGGCCGGGGTGGGTTCGGCCGAGGCTTCGGCGGGCGCGGAGGCGACCGCGGCCGCGGAGGAGGCCGACGCCGCCCCGGGCGCCgcgaggaggaagagaagtgGGTCCCAGTGACCAAGCTCGGCCGCCTCGTGAAGGAAGGCAAGATCAAGAGCCTGGAGCAAATCTACCTCCACTCTCTACCCATCAAGGAGCACCAGATCATCGATGCTCTTGTCGCCTCCGGTAGCCTCAAGGATGAGGTGATGAAGATTATGCCGGTCCAGAAGCAGACTCGGGCCGGTCAGCGAACCCGATTTAAAGCCTTCGTTGTCGTAGGCGACAGCAATGGGCACGTCGGGCTCGGAGTCAAGTGCAGCAAGGAGGTGGCCACTGCGATACGTGGCGCGATCATATTGGCTAAGCTGTCTGTGATTCCGGTGAGGAGAGGGTACTGGGGTAACAAGATTGGGAAGCCCCATACGGTGCCGTGTAAGGTGACCGGCAAGTGTGGCTCTGTCACAGTCAGGATGGTGCCCGCTCCCCGTGGTGCTGGAATTGTGGCTGCCCGTGTGCCCAAGAAGGTCCTGCAGTTTGCTGGTATTGATGATGTTTTCACCTCATCCCGTGGCTCCACCAAGACGCTTGGCAACTTTGTCAAG GCTACTTTTGATTGCCTCCTGAAGACTTACGGTTTTCTGACCCCTGAATTCTGGAAAGAGACACGCTTCAGCAAATCTCCATTCCAAGAGTTCACAGACCTGTTGGGAAGGCCAACCAAGCCCCTTCTCATTGAAGATGTGGAGAAAGTAGAAGCCTAG